DNA from Roseimicrobium sp. ORNL1:
TCACCTATTCTCCAACAGGGATCCTCACCTCGGAAGAGTTCGAAGGTGATGCGATTTGCGCCTCGTTCTCCGGACTCCTCTACGGCAACAAACATCCCTGCACAGCAGTAACGGCTCAGTCTGCTTTGTCGCCGCAGGATGTCCGCCGGAATGACGTGGTGCAGCCAATGCCGGCATTTCGGGCACTGTCGTATGTGCATGGTTGCCCTTGCGTCGGGCATGGCATCTTTCTCCTCGACAGGACATTCATCGGAGAAAAACTTCAGCGCGATGGCAGCCTCAAGGTGGTAACGTGAAACCAACCACTCCCGCTGTGCGCGACAAATGGGCAGACCTTCGGCCCCGTCAGCATCATGGATGGGAATGGTCTTCACTCCTGGTGGAAAGGTTTGGCGGCGGCTGATAGTAAACCACGGTAGTATCTGTGTCACCAAGCTCCTCCCGGATGATCTGAAGGATGGTCTTCCAGTCACCGCCCGCCAAGCCTGCACCAATCTGAGGCAGTCCGATTCTGGCATTGGGAAAGTCAGCGGCCACTTTTGTCAGGCATGACCGGATGGCATCGTAATCGGCTTTCTGACCAGAACCTTGCCAGTGGTGTTGCGTGTAGGCGTTTACGATCGTGAGGTCATTCACCTTTGCGGATGAATAGGTGCCCAGCTTGTTCCGGTCGCCTTTTGGTGTCCTGCAGTCGGACCTATAGGCTGCAGGGAATGTGGCTTTGATCTGCTTTGCGATGCCCGCACCCATGGTGCAGAAGCAATTGCAGCCGTGAACCACAACATCGAATTCCCCAGCAAGGGCCATTTGGATCAAGTCACCGTGGGCTTCGCGAATCATGGAAGGAACAGGTTAGAGAAGGACTACGTACTCGGCGCCTCCATTTGGAAGGATGACAGGCACCGTGAAATGATTGGATCATCGTGGTGCGATCCCGCGGATATCACCAACACCCAGTACACATTGCCATTCGCATAGGCGACGCGGGTCCAGAAGCGAATTTTTCCAGCGTCTCGTTCGAGGGCGAGGGCGAATCCGGCTGTGGAACCCAGTTGCATTGGCTCTTCATGGATCACCGTGAACCCTTGCTGGGTGAAGTACATCTTCAGGGCAGTAATCTTTTCGGCGTCTGGTATGTTCTCCTGGCCAGGTGGAAGTTTACTGAAGGAAAGGAAGATAGAAATCTCCTTGAATGGAACGCCGTGGACCAGGCTCGTGCGAAGCACGCTGACGCCGTCCAGGGTATCGGTCTGCTCCTGCGTTTTTGTCTCTCCCGGAAATTCAACAGAGGCTGCTCTATCAAGGGTCATCAATCGTTGCCAGCTGGGTGGGGGCGGCTGTTCCGTAAGCCGGAAAGTGCCATAGAGAATCATGAGAGGGCCGCAGACTTTCAGAATCGTCAGCGAGCGCTTTTGGGCCTCAGTCCTTGCTGGAGTACGACGAATGGCGACGAAGCAGGCGAAAATGCCGCCCAAAATCGTAATCAAGGCGTCAACGTGCTGAGCGATGAATTGGAGCATGTATTGAAGGTGAGCGTGGAGGCGAAACTTTTCAGCCGCGAGGTTCTTGACGCTTGATGGAGTCGTTGAGTGGCCGGGGCAGGGGAGCCAAGTCCGGAGCGACAAAGGATGCTTTCGCCTCGGGCGACATGATGCGATCTCGTGAGTAGAACAGCAATAGAGCGCGCTTGCCGCTCAATTGCGTCTGGGCATCGAAGAAGGCATCTGCACTATCCGCCGGACCGAACTGACAGAGCGTTGTGTGAACCAGATGCAGCCATGCCTGGGTCATGGTCTCGTGATAGCCGCCGGTCGGGGTGTCCTTGATACCCTTGGCTGCGTTGTAGGCACGGATGCCTGTTTGCAGGCGACTCAGCGTCTCTTCAAAGGAGAAACGCTGGAGATAGAGATAGGCCACTTTCAGGTGCGCCCGATGGTTCCAGAGCTCGATGGGCAGGGTGTGGTCCTCGAAGCGCTGGAGATGTTCGTCGTCGTTCACGTGGGTGTCATGGTTGGTGACGTCCCGATGAAACTCCAAGCGCCCAGCGACTGGCAAGCACCAATTCTCACACACCTCTTCCCTCTCCCACAATCACATCGCGCAGAATCTCTGCGGCCTTCGCATTGTCTGAAGCGACGAGGCTGGCGTAGGTCTGGCCGGATTCGCGGCGCAGGATGTGCATGGAGCGCAGGTCGAGGCCAGCATCACGCAGGCGGATGGCGACGGCGGCGAGGGCACCGGGTTTGTCATCCAGACGCACAAGCAGGGTGTCCTGGGTGATGGCGCGGAAGCCTTCGTCTACCAGAGCGCGGAGAGCTTCATCATAACGATCTACGGAGAGCGTGACGATGCCCTGGCTTTCGGCACCTTCGATGTCGATCTCCTCAATGTTCACGCCACGCTCGGCTAGGCACATGGTCAGACGTGCGGCGATGCCGATCTCATTGGGGACAAAAACCGTGAGCTGTTTCATGGTGTGATGCGACGGCGGTGGGAGGAGAAGAATCAGGTGAGCGGCTTGCCTGCCAGGGTGGCGGTGAAATCGGACACAAAGGCATCGATACATTCCTTCGTGACGTGAGGCATGGTGATGAGGTGGCCGATGTCCTTCTTTGGCGCGATGATCCACTTCTGCATGAGGGAGGCCGGAGGACGGGGAAAGACCACGGTCACGGAGTTGGTATTCCGCCAAGCGGCGATGCCTGCCTCGTTGAGTTTGTTCACGGCGTACTCCGCATTCTCCAGGCAACCTTGTACCAGTTTCCTGAGTCCAGCATCACCGAGCACGCGGAGGCGATACCAGAGCATGAGCGGCGTGAAAGCACTGCGTGAGCCGGCGATGGTGGTATCCAGCGCACCCACGTACTCGATGGAGCGGGCGATGCGGTCCACGTTCTTCTTCCTCGCGAGGGCCACGCCGCAGGGAAGGGGAGAGCCGAGGAACTTGTGACCGCTGATGGCGATGCTGTCTGCGCCGTCGGCGAAGTCCCATGCTTGCGGCGCATCCACGAAGGGTAGAATCATGCCGCTCAGGGCGGCGTCCGCATGGATGTAGACATTGGGAATCGCGAGGTCATCGAGCACGCCGCGGATCTTGGCAAGGTCATCCACCGCGCCCTTCATGGTGGTGCCGATGTTGGCGAAGATGATGGGCGGGACATCGCGGTGGATGCGCAGGGTTTCGTGCAGGTCATCATAGTCCAGTTCACCATTGGGCTGGCTCTTCAGCATGATATTGCGGGTGTGCTGGAGCCGCAGGATCTTCGCGACGCTGTAGTGCGTGTCTTCGCTGAAATAGCAGATGCCTTCCGGATAGAGCTCGCGGGCGACATAGAGGCCGTACATGTTGCCTTCCGTGCCGCCGTTGTTCACGTAGCCCCACCATTCGTTTTCCGGAGCGCGGGTGTAGCGGGCGAAGTCAGCGAGTACTTCGCGCTCGAAGTCCTGGGTGTTCAGCCGGTAGTTGGTGGCGTTGAATGGATCGCCGACATTGTTCGCGCTGAACTCGAGGAAGCGGAAGAGCTCCGAGTAGTCGAAATTCTGGTTGCAGGGGTAGCCGATGTTCCCGGGCTTCAGGTCGGAGAGCCGTGCGTAAAGCTCGTCCAACCGTTCCCGTTCGGCGGGGGGCAGGACCGGGGGACCGAGTGCGGAGGAACCCGATTTCATGGCGTGCATGTCATTACAGACAATGCCCGGATGAAATTGCTGAGGGAGAGTTGTTTAGAACACCGGGGTAAGATGCTCGCAAGCAATCCATGCAGGTTCTGCACATCAGAAACGGCTCATGGGCTTCTTTGGGCGGGTAGGAAAACCCGCCGGACGCTGTCCGGTCAGGAGACCCGACTTCCTAGAGCACGCAGCACGTCCACCCGTTACTTCTGCGTCACGGTTCCCTGCGCCTCAGGCAGGTCTTGCGAGGCTGACACCACGGCGATGTCCTGCAGCAGCTTCTGCACGCTGAACTGGTTCTTTTCAAACGACTGGCGCAGGCCTTCCAGGGTCTCAGGGCCATAGGCGAGGTAGGGCTGCTTCACCATGTGGTTGAAAAGGTGCCGGATGAACGCGAGGTGGCCGGAGGGATTGGTGACAGCATATTCCGCGATGTCCTTCGGGCCGGTGAGCTTGAGCGTCTCGCCGTCGTGTGTTTCCAGTTCGCTCACGGCATCGACCGGCTTGTTGTTGTCCTGCGTGCGGAAGCGGCCAATGGCGTCGTAGTTCTCCAGGCTGAAGCCGAGAGGATTGATAGTGCCATGGCAGCCCATGCAGGCGCCGGACTTGGTAAGCTCCGTCACCTTCTCGCGCATGGTGAACTTCGGATTGAAGTGCGCGTCTTCGAACTTCACCGTGTCCGGCGGCGGCTTGATGTCCATGCCCACGATGTTCCGCGTGATGAAGACGCCGCGGTGAATGGGTGAGGACTGGTTCGTGTATGCGAAAGAGGAGAGCAGATACGGATGCGTGAGCACGCCGGTGCGCTGTTTGTTGTCGAAGGCCACGCGCTGAAACTCAGAGCCGACGGGCTTCTCCTTGCCGCCATAGAATTTTGCCAGGCGATCATTGAGCATCAGGTAGTCGGCCTGCAGCAGTTCACGATAGTCGGAGCGTTCATTCCAGATCACCTGATCGATGAACATCCACAACGACGAGCGCAGATCCGCCACGACGGCAGGGCTGAAGTCGGGGAAGGCCTTCGAGTCCTTGGAGATCATCTCCGCGCGTTCGAGCTCCAGCCACTGATAGAAGAATCCGTGCAGCTTGGCCTTGGTACGGAGGTCGACGACCATCCGTGTGGCCTGCGAGCGAATCTCCTCCTTCTTACGCAGTTTGCCTTGGGCGGCGGCATCGAGCAGGCGCTTGTCGGGAATGGAATCCCAGAGATCCAAGGCCAGCTTCGTGGCGATCTGGTAGTCCAGCTTGTCCTGGGGAACGTCCAGGCCGGGATATAGGAAGACGGGTGACTTCAGCGCGAGCATCACCACGCGTTTCACGCCCATCTCGGGTGTCGGTGCCTTGGTGAATTGTCCATCGATGAAGATCTGCTGCTCCTCCGGTGTGAGCGGGCGGCGGTACGCGGTCTCGGCGAAGCGCTTGGCGAAGTCCTTGAGCTTGTCGGTGCGATCCGGAGCGCCGGCCTTGGTGCCCGCGAGGCGGTCGAGACGTTTTTCCACATACTCTGCCAGCTCAATCGCGGCATCGGTGGTGGCCTGCTCCCAGTCCTTCGACATGCCGGTGCCGCGTTCGTAGCCATCGCTGCGATCATCGGCCGGGAAGTTGGTCGATGACACAAAGACTTCACCGCCGCGCTGGGGAATCAGGAAGCGGCTGGGGATGGTCTCCTGCACGCCGTGCGGCGGTTTCCACTGCAGGGAGATGGAGGCGGTCTTGTCCTTAAACTTGAAGAATTCGATGCTGATGGGGTAGATGCGACCGCCGATCAGAACGATGGATTTCTTCTCCTCACGCACTTCCGGCCCGGGGGTGACCCAGGCATCGATGAGGCTGCGATCAAAATCATTGATGTTGAGCCGCACGCCATTCTCCGTTTTCAGGATGAACTCGTAGCTGCCGGTTTCTTCCACCACGAGGGAGCCTTCCCAGCGAATGGAGAATTCGTCCGACACCGCTTTGCCCGGCGCGGGGCTGTCGGCGCCGAAGTTGAGTGCCACCTGCGAGTCCAGGCGCTCCATGCGGAACTTTGGCCGTTCACGGTCTTCCTTGATGATGGGCTCCAGCTTCTTCTGTCCGGGACGTGGGGGACCGTGCAGCGGGGGCAGTGGTGGCTCGACTTCGAAGCCGCTGTAGCGCCCTTTCAGTCCGCGCTCATTGGGCAGACGCTCGAGCGGTTGGCGGAAGCGCGCCATGATGTCCGCCACGGAGGTGCGGTACTGGGCATTCGTCAGGTGCGCGAGATCGCGCAGAGGCGCGGGGGCATTGCGGGCACGTGCCTCGGCCGAGTAGAAGGCGTGGTAGATGTACTCCGCGACATTCTTCGCGTCCGGGCCGACACAGGTGCCTTCCTTGCCCTCGGGCATGGTGCGCTCGATGCGCTTGGTCAGGGATTCCAGCGAGCGTTCGCCGTGAAGTGGGTCGTCATATTTGCCGGCCACGCCTTCGCCACTCTTGCCGTGGCACTCCAGGCAGGTATTCCGGTAGATGACGGCGCCGGGATGATTCTGGTCAGGAGCGACGGGGGCTCCATGCAGCGCCGCGGCCGTGGGGAACAAGCCCATCAGCACAAGTGATTGGAAAAGAGGGGCGCGGCGTGTGGTGGGAGCAGGCATCTTCAGGGGACAAAGGAGTACGCCCTTTCAAGCAGGACTCTTGCCGCTGGGAACGCTGTGGGGGTAATTGGCGTTTTGGAAAAACCACCCCCCGGGCGACGCCCTATCCGGAGGTGTGGTTCGTCGGATTCAATGGCCGCAAAAGAACGCAAAAAACGCAAAGGGATGAGGCCGGAAGGGCGGTGGTGACTGTGCGGAGAAGAACGAAGCGATTGGGCAGGCTCAGGGTTTCCTCGCGGGAGCGGGCTCGCCCTTCCACTCAATTACCTGTCCACGCTCCAGCAGGCGTGCCTGAAGTTTTGGTACGTCAATGGACTGCACGTCGGCATTGGCGCGGATGGCGTGGGCGGCGGCGACGCCGGAGGACTCACCGAGCACGCAGAACACGGGCTCCATGCGCGCGGAGGCGTAGGCGATGAAGCTGGCGGAGAAGCAGGTGGGCACGAGGAGGTTGGTGCACTCGGAAGCCTTGGGCACGATGCTGCGGTACGGAACGGGGTAGGGATGCCCGGTGCCCTTGGCGCCGCCGATGAACATGTTACCTTCGGTGGCTACGCCGAGTTCCTCGGTCTCCGGATGGAGGGCCACGTAGCGGCGTACGGGATAGATATCCACGCCGTAGAGCGCGAGGCCGACGCCGTCCTTTTCATCGGTCTTGTTCAGCACGTCGGCGTGGGTGAGGATGTAGTCGCTCTGCATGCGGCGGGAGATGCGCACGTAGAGCTGGTGAGGCCAGCCTTCCGTATCGGGATGCATGGTTTTGTTCAGGCCAAGCTCGGAGGTCTCTTTGCGGAACCATTCGGGCACGCGTGTGTCCGTGCTCAGGAAGTGATGCAGGCCGCGTAGGTAGTCTACGTGCTGGCGCCACACCTTGGCCTTGGTGGCCCAGTCGCCATCCTGGTAGAAGCGGCTGAGTCCCAGCGGAGCCATGGTCACGAGGGACTGGCGCTGGTAGTTGTACTCTCCTGAATTGAGCCATCCGGGAAAGATGCCGCTGAGTTGTTTCTTGAGCTTCGCCTGGTCATCTCCAGCTTGCTTCACGAGATACTCCACGTAGCGGCCCACGAGTTCGTATTGTGCGGGGTTGTAGTCATCGGGAACCGCGAGGGCAGCGCGTTTCTCGGGATCGGATGTGACGTAGAAACGGAAGTTGTAGGCTTGGGTGTAGTCATCGCCGGCGTGGCGGGGCTTGCCGTGATCCTTGTCCACCAGAGGCAGCACGCCGCTCGAGGGATCTCCTGGTGTGATGAAAGGTGATATAGGTGTCCAGTTCGTGGGTGGGCCCACACCAGCGACGGATTCGTTGAACTTGTCCTGCGGTTCGCGACCGGAGGTGTAGTTCACCTTGGCGGCGGGAAGGAGATCGCCTTCGTAACTTGCGTCGATAAAGACTTTGGCGGTGACCACGGTGTCGGAGTCATCGACGGCATTGGGAAGAGGAATACCCCACTTGTCCGGCGGTGCGTTATCGAGATGAATCTTCGTGATGCGCGTGCCTTCCTTGTCTGCGCTGCGGAGGCGATGCTCAAAGATGACAGGGATGCCTTCGTCCTTGAGCCATTGGGTGAAGGACTCGCGGATCTGGGGTGGAGAGTTTCCTGCTTTGAAGACCTTGGTGGTGGTGAGTCCACCCACGGCGCTTGGGTCGGGGCAGTCCTGCATGGGCTTGATGCCGGCGCCGAGGATGCCGCCCAACCAACGGCTGGGCTCGATGAGTACGACGGAGAGACCTTCCTGTTTGGCGGCGACGGCGGCGGTGATGCCTGCGGGTGTGGCACCGTAGACGCAGACGTCAGCGGTGTGGGAGGTGGGCCGGGCGTGGAGGGACGACCATGCCAACGAGAGGATGGTGGCGAGGAGGAGGCGTTTCATGCGGGAAGGAGGGACGTGAGGCGGCTTCGCCGCGGTGGAACGCCCAGCAGGCTGGGACTTTGGAAAGCGGCAGCAGGCTGCCGCAGTCCAGGGATGCTGCGCATCGGAGCTTCAGATGACTACGGGAGATCGAGGGCTTGTTTTTGGGCGAGGAGGCGTTCGCGGAGTTTGGAGTATTCCAGTTTTTGCACGGGCTCGCCACTCTTTCCAACCATGGCGGCGGCGATGCCGGCGCTTTGGCCGATGGTCATCCAGCAGGGCTCGACGCGCACGGAGCTGTAGGCCACGTGGGTGGAGGAGAGGGCCACGGGGACGAGGAGGTTGGAGCATTCCCCGGTCTTCGGAGTGATGGAGCGGTAGGGGATTTGGTAGGCATAGCCGCGCTTCGTGTCGGGCACACGAACGGGGAAGATGGTGCCTTCGTTGATGACTTCGCCATTGCCGCGGGCCACGCGCTGGCAGTCGTGGGAGTCGATGGGGAACGAGGCGAGGGCGATGGAATCTTCCTTTGTCGGGTTCTTCAAGACATCGTCCTGGGTGAGGACATGCGCACCGCGCATGCGACGACCTTCGCGCACGTAGAGCTGCGGGGACCAGTGGCCATATTCGGCGAACTCATCTTTGCACAGGCCGTAGGCGGCGAGCTGGTCGCGCAGGTTCTGCGGGACCGCGGGGTCGGTAGTGAGGAATTGGTAGAGTTCCAGGATGTACTGCTTGTGCTCCTCCCAGATGCGGGCGCGCCCTGCTTCATCGGCCTCGGACCATCCGTTGCAACCGCCCACGAGGCCCATGGAGAATTGTTTTCCGATGCCGTTGTTGGCATCCACCTTGTCACCGGGGAGCGGGTAGAGATCCCAGAGCAGGATGGGCTTCTTCTCCTGGGCAAAATAACGGCGTACAACTTCGAAGCGTGCAGGGTCATACTTCGCCGGCGCGGGGAAGGGTACACGATTCTCAGCCTTCGTGGTCAGGCAGAGGCGGAAGCTGTAGACCATCACATTCTTGTCGCCCTCTTCTTCGGCACCGGCGTCGTTGGCGGTGAGGAGTGGTAGCAGCTTGCCGTTGGCATCCAGGCCGGAGATGGCCATGGGCTTCTTGGGGTACTGCTTGCCTGCATAGGTTTCGTTGAACTCCTTGCGGCCTTCGCGGCCGATGACCCAGGTCACGCCGGAGGCGGCCATGAGATCGCCTTCATAGGTGGCATCGACAAATGCCTTCGCGGAAAAGGTATCGCCGTCCTTGGTGGTGAAGCTGGTGAGCTTGTCGCCGTCCTTCTTGGCGGAAGTGAGCACCTTCTTGCTCAGCACGCTGACCTTGGCTTCGTCCAGCATGGCTTTCTGGACGCGGGTGGCAACATGAGGCTCGTAGGTCCAGGGCTTGTGGTCGTCCTTTACGGAGACATCGTAGGGCAGCTGCACGCCACGGCTTTTGTAGTCTGCCTCCATGCGGAGATGGAACTCCTCAAACACCCCTTTGAGATGCGTGCGGAACATCTGGTTGGAATCGCTGAAGCATAGACTACCGGTATTTACGCCGCCGATGTGGGCACTGGGCTCCACGAGGATGACGGAGGCACCTTCACGCGCCGCGCCGATGGCGGCGCAGAATCCCGCAGGCGTAGCACCGTAGACAATCACATCCGCCGTGTGCGTTTCTGCCCGGAGGGCAGGCGAGATGAGGATGGCCGCGAGAGCGCAGGTGATGGAACGGAAAAATCGATGGCGGGTCAGTGAGAGCATGGTGGAGGGAAGGAGTCTGCGTACGTCGGCCAAAACGGGCCGGCGGAGACAAGAGTGCCGGGAGGCACAATTTTGGACACGGCGAGGATTCCGCCCCGTGTCCCGCAGGAGCTAGCGCTTCCCGCCCCAACGCGTCACCGCGCCAATCAAGGCACCTGCGACCACGCCTGCCGCCGTCACTGCGACCACCGTCTTCATGCTGGCAGGCGCATTGCCGTTGGAGTGCTGGGTGGATTGTTCGAGGAGGGCCTCCTCCCGTGCAGACAGGGGTTGTCCCGGGCGCCAGAC
Protein-coding regions in this window:
- a CDS encoding FAD-dependent oxidoreductase — its product is MLSLTRHRFFRSITCALAAILISPALRAETHTADVIVYGATPAGFCAAIGAAREGASVILVEPSAHIGGVNTGSLCFSDSNQMFRTHLKGVFEEFHLRMEADYKSRGVQLPYDVSVKDDHKPWTYEPHVATRVQKAMLDEAKVSVLSKKVLTSAKKDGDKLTSFTTKDGDTFSAKAFVDATYEGDLMAASGVTWVIGREGRKEFNETYAGKQYPKKPMAISGLDANGKLLPLLTANDAGAEEEGDKNVMVYSFRLCLTTKAENRVPFPAPAKYDPARFEVVRRYFAQEKKPILLWDLYPLPGDKVDANNGIGKQFSMGLVGGCNGWSEADEAGRARIWEEHKQYILELYQFLTTDPAVPQNLRDQLAAYGLCKDEFAEYGHWSPQLYVREGRRMRGAHVLTQDDVLKNPTKEDSIALASFPIDSHDCQRVARGNGEVINEGTIFPVRVPDTKRGYAYQIPYRSITPKTGECSNLLVPVALSSTHVAYSSVRVEPCWMTIGQSAGIAAAMVGKSGEPVQKLEYSKLRERLLAQKQALDLP
- a CDS encoding FAD-dependent oxidoreductase, with protein sequence MKRLLLATILSLAWSSLHARPTSHTADVCVYGATPAGITAAVAAKQEGLSVVLIEPSRWLGGILGAGIKPMQDCPDPSAVGGLTTTKVFKAGNSPPQIRESFTQWLKDEGIPVIFEHRLRSADKEGTRITKIHLDNAPPDKWGIPLPNAVDDSDTVVTAKVFIDASYEGDLLPAAKVNYTSGREPQDKFNESVAGVGPPTNWTPISPFITPGDPSSGVLPLVDKDHGKPRHAGDDYTQAYNFRFYVTSDPEKRAALAVPDDYNPAQYELVGRYVEYLVKQAGDDQAKLKKQLSGIFPGWLNSGEYNYQRQSLVTMAPLGLSRFYQDGDWATKAKVWRQHVDYLRGLHHFLSTDTRVPEWFRKETSELGLNKTMHPDTEGWPHQLYVRISRRMQSDYILTHADVLNKTDEKDGVGLALYGVDIYPVRRYVALHPETEELGVATEGNMFIGGAKGTGHPYPVPYRSIVPKASECTNLLVPTCFSASFIAYASARMEPVFCVLGESSGVAAAHAIRANADVQSIDVPKLQARLLERGQVIEWKGEPAPARKP
- a CDS encoding DUF1592 domain-containing protein; this encodes MPAPTTRRAPLFQSLVLMGLFPTAAALHGAPVAPDQNHPGAVIYRNTCLECHGKSGEGVAGKYDDPLHGERSLESLTKRIERTMPEGKEGTCVGPDAKNVAEYIYHAFYSAEARARNAPAPLRDLAHLTNAQYRTSVADIMARFRQPLERLPNERGLKGRYSGFEVEPPLPPLHGPPRPGQKKLEPIIKEDRERPKFRMERLDSQVALNFGADSPAPGKAVSDEFSIRWEGSLVVEETGSYEFILKTENGVRLNINDFDRSLIDAWVTPGPEVREEKKSIVLIGGRIYPISIEFFKFKDKTASISLQWKPPHGVQETIPSRFLIPQRGGEVFVSSTNFPADDRSDGYERGTGMSKDWEQATTDAAIELAEYVEKRLDRLAGTKAGAPDRTDKLKDFAKRFAETAYRRPLTPEEQQIFIDGQFTKAPTPEMGVKRVVMLALKSPVFLYPGLDVPQDKLDYQIATKLALDLWDSIPDKRLLDAAAQGKLRKKEEIRSQATRMVVDLRTKAKLHGFFYQWLELERAEMISKDSKAFPDFSPAVVADLRSSLWMFIDQVIWNERSDYRELLQADYLMLNDRLAKFYGGKEKPVGSEFQRVAFDNKQRTGVLTHPYLLSSFAYTNQSSPIHRGVFITRNIVGMDIKPPPDTVKFEDAHFNPKFTMREKVTELTKSGACMGCHGTINPLGFSLENYDAIGRFRTQDNNKPVDAVSELETHDGETLKLTGPKDIAEYAVTNPSGHLAFIRHLFNHMVKQPYLAYGPETLEGLRQSFEKNQFSVQKLLQDIAVVSASQDLPEAQGTVTQK
- a CDS encoding histidine decarboxylase, coding for MKSGSSALGPPVLPPAERERLDELYARLSDLKPGNIGYPCNQNFDYSELFRFLEFSANNVGDPFNATNYRLNTQDFEREVLADFARYTRAPENEWWGYVNNGGTEGNMYGLYVARELYPEGICYFSEDTHYSVAKILRLQHTRNIMLKSQPNGELDYDDLHETLRIHRDVPPIIFANIGTTMKGAVDDLAKIRGVLDDLAIPNVYIHADAALSGMILPFVDAPQAWDFADGADSIAISGHKFLGSPLPCGVALARKKNVDRIARSIEYVGALDTTIAGSRSAFTPLMLWYRLRVLGDAGLRKLVQGCLENAEYAVNKLNEAGIAAWRNTNSVTVVFPRPPASLMQKWIIAPKKDIGHLITMPHVTKECIDAFVSDFTATLAGKPLT
- a CDS encoding macro domain-containing protein produces the protein MREAHGDLIQMALAGEFDVVVHGCNCFCTMGAGIAKQIKATFPAAYRSDCRTPKGDRNKLGTYSSAKVNDLTIVNAYTQHHWQGSGQKADYDAIRSCLTKVAADFPNARIGLPQIGAGLAGGDWKTILQIIREELGDTDTTVVYYQPPPNLSTRSEDHSHP
- a CDS encoding ACT domain-containing protein; translated protein: MKQLTVFVPNEIGIAARLTMCLAERGVNIEEIDIEGAESQGIVTLSVDRYDEALRALVDEGFRAITQDTLLVRLDDKPGALAAVAIRLRDAGLDLRSMHILRRESGQTYASLVASDNAKAAEILRDVIVGEGRGV